The Corynebacterium camporealensis genome contains a region encoding:
- the prfA gene encoding peptide chain release factor 1 — translation MASQVSLVDDIVSEYQGIEMQMGDPEVAGDQSAFRKLSKRYAELRPIIQVNEKLEQAKADLEDAKEMAYEDHEFQSEVDRLEPLVVELEEQLADLLAPRDEQDSEDIIMEIKAGAGGEEAALFAGELARMYERYADKTGFTWEVLGLNESDLGGVKDMSISFKSKTPSRDGAWSVFKFEGGVHRVQRVPVTESQGRIQTSAAGVLVYPEPDEVEAVQIDDKDIRVDVYRSSGKGGQGVNTTDSAVRITHLPTGLVVTCQKERSQIQNKARALQVLQARLDQMERDAREAEAGEQRASQVRTMDRSERIRTYNWPENRITDHRIGYKANNLDAVLNGDMQDLIDALQTQERAERLESEG, via the coding sequence ATGGCTAGCCAGGTTTCCCTGGTCGACGACATTGTTTCGGAGTACCAGGGCATCGAAATGCAGATGGGTGACCCGGAGGTCGCCGGCGATCAGTCGGCCTTCCGCAAGCTGTCGAAGCGCTACGCCGAACTGCGTCCTATCATCCAGGTCAACGAAAAACTGGAGCAGGCCAAGGCGGACCTAGAGGACGCCAAGGAGATGGCCTACGAAGACCACGAGTTCCAGTCCGAGGTCGACCGCCTCGAGCCACTCGTTGTCGAGCTTGAAGAACAGCTGGCTGACCTGCTTGCCCCGCGCGATGAGCAGGACTCCGAAGATATCATCATGGAGATCAAGGCAGGTGCCGGCGGCGAGGAAGCTGCCCTGTTCGCAGGCGAGCTGGCGCGCATGTACGAGCGCTATGCCGATAAGACCGGCTTTACCTGGGAAGTTCTCGGCCTGAACGAGTCTGACCTGGGTGGCGTGAAGGATATGTCCATTTCCTTCAAGTCCAAGACCCCGTCCCGTGATGGTGCCTGGTCTGTCTTCAAGTTCGAAGGTGGCGTTCATCGCGTCCAGCGCGTTCCGGTCACCGAGTCCCAGGGCCGCATCCAGACCTCTGCCGCAGGTGTGCTGGTCTACCCAGAACCCGACGAGGTCGAAGCCGTTCAGATCGATGACAAGGACATCCGCGTCGACGTCTACCGTTCCTCCGGTAAAGGCGGCCAGGGCGTGAACACCACCGACTCGGCAGTGCGTATCACCCACCTGCCAACCGGCCTGGTAGTGACCTGTCAGAAGGAGCGTTCCCAGATCCAGAACAAGGCCCGTGCACTGCAGGTGTTGCAGGCCCGCCTGGACCAGATGGAGCGCGACGCCCGCGAGGCAGAAGCCGGCGAGCAGCGAGCCTCCCAGGTGCGCACCATGGACCGTTCCGAGCGCATCCGCACCTACAACTGGCCCGAAAACCGGATCACCGATCACCGCATCGGTTACAAGGCCAACAACCTGGATGCGGTGCTCAACGGCGATATGCAGGATCTTATCGATGCCCTGCAGACCCAGGAGCGTGCCGAGCGCCTTGAGTCGGAAGGCTAG
- the prmC gene encoding peptide chain release factor N(5)-glutamine methyltransferase: protein MSSQTYQDYLQAAIAKLQAAGVPSPEFDARVLMAHLLHCGHLDIPLREEPMPGFALACDPLIQRRSQREPLQHILGEAYFGPLELAVGPGVFIPRPETEVLADWAVGQMQGIPSPRIVDLCTGTGALALYIAHYLPAQVWAVELSDAAFTYTQRNTSGSRVEAVLDDATSASTLAELNGSIDMVVTNPPYVPETDDLDPEVYQDPHEAVFGGDDGMSVIVKLVPTIARLLKPGGLVGIEHDDATSELVQDALRDHGGFADIAVLKDLTGTARFVTARRVSESPAG from the coding sequence GTGAGCAGCCAGACCTATCAGGATTATCTGCAGGCAGCCATCGCAAAGCTGCAGGCAGCAGGTGTGCCCAGCCCCGAGTTTGATGCCCGGGTGCTCATGGCACACCTTCTGCATTGCGGTCACCTCGACATTCCGCTGCGCGAAGAGCCCATGCCCGGCTTTGCCTTAGCCTGTGATCCTCTCATTCAGCGCCGCAGCCAGCGCGAACCCCTCCAGCACATCCTTGGCGAGGCCTACTTCGGCCCGCTTGAGCTTGCCGTTGGTCCTGGGGTCTTTATTCCGCGCCCGGAAACTGAGGTGCTGGCTGATTGGGCCGTGGGGCAGATGCAAGGCATCCCATCGCCTCGCATCGTGGATTTGTGCACCGGTACCGGCGCTTTGGCGCTCTACATCGCCCATTATCTGCCCGCGCAGGTCTGGGCCGTCGAGCTTTCCGATGCCGCCTTTACCTACACCCAGCGCAACACCTCAGGCAGCAGGGTAGAAGCAGTGCTTGACGATGCCACCTCGGCCTCCACCTTGGCTGAACTCAACGGCAGCATCGACATGGTGGTCACCAATCCGCCCTATGTGCCCGAAACCGATGACCTTGACCCGGAGGTCTACCAGGACCCGCACGAGGCTGTGTTTGGTGGCGATGATGGGATGAGCGTCATCGTGAAGCTTGTGCCCACCATCGCACGTCTGCTGAAACCTGGAGGCCTGGTCGGCATCGAGCATGACGATGCCACCTCCGAACTCGTCCAGGACGCCTTGCGCGACCACGGCGGCTTTGCTGACATCGCAGTGCTGAAGGATCTCACCGGAACGGCGCGCTTTGTCACCGCCCGCCGCGTTAGCGAGAGCCCAGCCGGGTAG
- a CDS encoding L-threonylcarbamoyladenylate synthase translates to MQGKIFNCADAQQREDGLAIAVKAAKSGRLVVMPTDTLYGLGCDAFDNDAVANLLATKQRGPDMPVPVLVGSWDTVRGLVASYPDSTKTLVEAFWPGGLSIVVPQAPSLPWNLGDTRGTVMLRMPLHPIAIELLREVGPMAVSSANISGQKPPTTALAAKQQLGKAVTVYLDGGEAAIGKPSTIIDLSQAHPYLLREGAISAERIGEVLGVSAETLRTRPQH, encoded by the coding sequence ATGCAGGGAAAGATTTTTAACTGCGCCGACGCCCAGCAAAGGGAAGACGGCCTTGCGATTGCAGTCAAAGCTGCCAAATCGGGCCGTCTCGTGGTCATGCCTACCGATACCCTCTACGGACTGGGCTGCGACGCCTTCGACAACGATGCTGTCGCTAACCTTCTTGCCACCAAGCAGCGCGGCCCGGATATGCCGGTGCCGGTGCTCGTCGGCTCGTGGGATACCGTCCGCGGCCTGGTGGCCAGCTACCCGGATAGCACCAAGACTCTCGTGGAGGCTTTCTGGCCAGGTGGGCTGTCCATCGTCGTTCCGCAGGCGCCTTCGCTGCCGTGGAACCTCGGCGATACCCGCGGAACGGTGATGCTTCGCATGCCGCTGCACCCGATTGCCATTGAGCTACTCCGCGAGGTCGGACCCATGGCTGTTTCGAGTGCGAATATCTCTGGCCAGAAGCCTCCGACGACTGCTCTGGCTGCCAAACAGCAGCTGGGTAAAGCCGTCACGGTTTACTTAGATGGTGGGGAAGCAGCTATCGGCAAGCCTTCCACAATCATCGATCTCTCTCAGGCACACCCGTACCTGCTGCGCGAGGGTGCTATTTCTGCCGAACGCATCGGCGAAGTACTCGGCGTATCAGCTGAGACTCTGCGAACCCGTCCTCAGCATTAG